The DNA sequence ACGCCGGAATCGCTCAACACGTCGCCGAGCAGCGCGGTTACATCCATTTCCCTGAACTGGCGCACGGAGAAGTTCACGGACATGGTGAGCCCAGGAGTCACCTCCTGCATGATCGCCAGATCTGCGCATGCTTTGCGCATGACCCAGTCCCCCAACAAGACGATGAGTTCGGAGTTCTCGGCTATGGGGATGAAGTCCGTCGGCGACATCACGGCGCCCTCACGGGTGCGCAGCCGCGCGAGCGCCTCGACTCCCGTGATGCGCCCCGTCGACAGGTCGACCTGCGGTTGGTAGAGCAGGAAATACCGATCCTCATCAAGGGCTCCCCAGAGCTCTTCCTCGATGGACCTGAGTCGCTGCATGCTGACCTGAAGCTCTTCGGAGAAGAACTGGACTCTACTGCGACCAAGCGCTTTGGCGCCATACATCGCCAGATCGGCATGCTGCATGAGGCTCGTCGCGTCTGTCGAGTCTGTGGGGAAAAGGGAAACGCCGATGCTCGCGCTCACGTGCACGTCTTCGACACCTAGGCGGAAGGTCCGGCCCATGGCCTCAAGCAGGCGCTGAGTCGCAGTCTCCACCTGCAAGGCGTCCTCGACGTCGGCTAGGACGACGGTGAACTCGTCCCCGCCGAAGCGTCCGACCGTATCGCTCTCGCGCAACGCACCCGTGATGCGCTCTGCGACCGCAACCAGCAGCGCATCTCCCTGAGCGTGTCCGAGGGTATCGTTTATGCCCTTGAAGTTGTCCAGATCGATGAAGAGGACCGCCACCCCCCGCCCGACTCGCGTGGCATACGCCAGAGCGTGTTCGAGCCTGTCACTGAGCAGGATGCGATTGGGCAGACCGGTCAAAGCGTCATGGGTCGCGTTGAACTGCAGGGTTATCTCGGCCTGTCTGATCTCCGTGAGATCCGTGACGACACAGATGGCACTTGTATCGCGCTCATCGGTACCTGCGGAAGCGGCCATAGACACCCATGCAGGAAAGACGGTGCCGTCGGCCCTCGTCTGCTCAAGTTCGCCTCTCCATTCTCCCTCGGCTGCGAGGATCTCCTGCATCGTCTCGAGGGATTCGAACATGCGGTCCTCGGACAGAAACCGCCTCGCGCTCGTGTTGACGATGTCCTCGCGTGCATACCCCGTCATACGGCAAAAGGCGCTGTTGACGTCGACTATCCGTCCGCCTTGACCGGGCAATAGAACCAAGATGCCCTCGTTAGTGGTCTCGAACACCGTACTTGCCAACTTGAGTTGATCGGTCCGCCGGCGCTCGTCGGTGACATCCTGAAGGGTCACAAGCTGCGCGGGCGCCCTGCCCGGGCCGACAACCAGCGGCGTGACCCCGAGTTCGATGTATCGCTGACCACCGTCAGTCTCGAGAGAGAGCACACAGCGCTGAGGCTCGCTCTCGCCCAGAAGGGCATTCGCCCCCGCTATCGCGCTGAAGACCGCCTCGGCGGGCCTGCCGAGAACCTCGGCCGAAGGTGCGTCAAGCATCGAGAGCGCCGCCGAGTTCGCATCGACAACCAGGCCGTCTCCATCGACGAGAACCACTCCGTCTCGCATCTGTTCGACGAGTGCGCCGCGGGCCAAAGGGACGATGTCGAACAGCCCGCCGCGCAGGATCGCGAACAACCACAGAGCACCGGTAGCCAAGAATGCGATCGGCGCCGAATCGATGCCCAAGGGAAGGAACCCGACTTGAGCAACCACGGTGACAACGGTTGGTACCAACCCGCCGATGAGAAGGATCACTGCCCGGGTCCTCCTGATCCCGGTGGACCGAAGGTACATACGAAAAATGATGACCGTGGCCAAGAGGATCAGAGCATACGCGTAAGCGACAAAGACCCAATACAGCGGGCCCCATACTATCTGGTAGTACGTGAACGAACCGATCGTGCGTGCGACTATCGCCGCCTCGAACAGGCGGCCAGGGTTCAACCACTCGATGTTGTTAAGCGCAAACGACGCACTAGCTATGAGCGCAATGCGACCGGGAGTGAGCCATCGCTTCATCCCCGCAATTTCGAACGCTAGAGTCAGGAATCCGACCGGGACCAACCAACTTCCGAGAGATGTCGTTCTCGACCAGAAGACCTGCTGATCCAAAGTGGGCATACACCACATCACCGCGTAGCCACCAGCCCAGATGGCGACGCCGAGCATCAGTGCCGCAAGCGGCAGTGCCTCGCGAGCAGCGCGACGGCGCCAAGCAACCACTACTACCGCCAACGCCAGAACACCCGCGACCGCGTAGAGAAGCATGTAGAGATAGTGCAGCTCCACCACGGAAGCCGCCTCCCAATCTGAAGCTTCGGACGGTGCTCGAATCGAGACTACGTTTTAAGTTACCCATGGATGCAGGCTTCCTACCAGCAGTTTCCAATGGATACTATGGCTTCTTTGCGTCGTCCTCTCCTGCGAACACGCCGAGCTTGATGTCGAGCATCTCCTTGGCCATGTCGCGTAGCTTGTACTTCTGAATCTTGGCGCTCGCGGTCATCGGAAACTCGTCCACGAAGAAGACGTACTTAGGCGCCTTGTAACGGGCGATCCGAGCGCGAGCGAACTCCTGTACGTCAGACTCGGTGATGTCGGATCCTGCATGACGCTGCACGAACGCGCCGACAACCTCACCGTACTTCGCGTCCGGCACGCCGACGACCTGAACGTCCTTCACGCCCGGCATCGTGTAGAGAAACTCCTCGATCTCGCGCGGGTAGATATTCTCTCCTCCGCGGATGATCATGTCCTTGATGCGGCCCGTGATGCGGTAGTAGCCGTGCTCGTCGACCGTGCCCAGATCGCCGCTGTGGAGCCATCCGTCGGCGTCGATTGCTTTGGCCGTCGCCTCGGGCATCTTGTAGTAGCCCTTCATGATGTTGTAACCGCGGCAGCACAGCTCGCCCGGCACGTCGATGGCGCACTCCTCGCCCGTCTCGGGATCGATGACGCAAACCTCGACGGTATCGTGCTTGCGCCCGACGGTCTCGCATTTGCGCTCAAGCGTGTCGTCGACCGTCGTTTGCGTGAACACCGGCGATGTCTCCGTCAGCCCGTAGCAGATGGTCATCTCAGAAGCGTGCATCTGATCGATGACCTGGCGCATCGTCTCGACCGGGCACGGCGAGCCCGCCATGATGCCGGTGCGCAGCGACGTCATGTCAAACATCGAGAACATCGGGTGGTTCAGCTCGGCAATGAACATCGTCGGCACGCCGTAGAGCGCGGTCGCGCGTTCCTTCTGCACGGCAGCGAGAACGAGCAGCGGATCGAACTGCTCGACCATGACCATCGTGGAGCCGTGCGTGAGCACCGCCAGCACGCCCAGCACGCAGCCGAAGCAGTGGAACAGCGGCACCGGCAGGCACACGCGATCGGCGGGCGTGAGGTTCTGGCGCTCGCCGATGTAGTAGCCGTTGTTGAGGATGTTGCGGTGCGTCAACATGACGCCCTTCGGGAAGCCCGTCGTCCCCGAGGTGTACTGCATGTTGATCACGTCGTTGTTGCTGAGGCTCGCCTTGGCCTCGGCAAGCGCCTCGTCGCTGCCATGCTCGCCGAGAAGCAGCAGCTCGGGCACGGTGTAGAACCCGCGATGCTTCTCGGGACCCATGTAGATGAGGTTCTTCAGGAACGGGAACTCGGGCGCCGAGAGATGTCCACGCTGCTGCGTGAGCGACTCCGGGATGATCTCGCGAACGATCTCGACATAGTCAACATCGCGGAACGCGTCGATGATGCACAGCGCCTTCATGTCGGACTGCTGCATGACGTAGGCAAGCTCGTGGC is a window from the Coriobacteriia bacterium genome containing:
- a CDS encoding AMP-binding protein — encoded protein: MQLHTELTIGAYFEEQVAANPDHDFIVYPDRDLRWTYKDFDKRTDNLAKGLLAIGMEPGDHLGIWARNVPDWLTFMFATAKIGVVLVTVNPVYKSHELAYVMQQSDMKALCIIDAFRDVDYVEIVREIIPESLTQQRGHLSAPEFPFLKNLIYMGPEKHRGFYTVPELLLLGEHGSDEALAEAKASLSNNDVINMQYTSGTTGFPKGVMLTHRNILNNGYYIGERQNLTPADRVCLPVPLFHCFGCVLGVLAVLTHGSTMVMVEQFDPLLVLAAVQKERATALYGVPTMFIAELNHPMFSMFDMTSLRTGIMAGSPCPVETMRQVIDQMHASEMTICYGLTETSPVFTQTTVDDTLERKCETVGRKHDTVEVCVIDPETGEECAIDVPGELCCRGYNIMKGYYKMPEATAKAIDADGWLHSGDLGTVDEHGYYRITGRIKDMIIRGGENIYPREIEEFLYTMPGVKDVQVVGVPDAKYGEVVGAFVQRHAGSDITESDVQEFARARIARYKAPKYVFFVDEFPMTASAKIQKYKLRDMAKEMLDIKLGVFAGEDDAKKP
- a CDS encoding EAL domain-containing protein, giving the protein MVELHYLYMLLYAVAGVLALAVVVVAWRRRAAREALPLAALMLGVAIWAGGYAVMWCMPTLDQQVFWSRTTSLGSWLVPVGFLTLAFEIAGMKRWLTPGRIALIASASFALNNIEWLNPGRLFEAAIVARTIGSFTYYQIVWGPLYWVFVAYAYALILLATVIIFRMYLRSTGIRRTRAVILLIGGLVPTVVTVVAQVGFLPLGIDSAPIAFLATGALWLFAILRGGLFDIVPLARGALVEQMRDGVVLVDGDGLVVDANSAALSMLDAPSAEVLGRPAEAVFSAIAGANALLGESEPQRCVLSLETDGGQRYIELGVTPLVVGPGRAPAQLVTLQDVTDERRRTDQLKLASTVFETTNEGILVLLPGQGGRIVDVNSAFCRMTGYAREDIVNTSARRFLSEDRMFESLETMQEILAAEGEWRGELEQTRADGTVFPAWVSMAASAGTDERDTSAICVVTDLTEIRQAEITLQFNATHDALTGLPNRILLSDRLEHALAYATRVGRGVAVLFIDLDNFKGINDTLGHAQGDALLVAVAERITGALRESDTVGRFGGDEFTVVLADVEDALQVETATQRLLEAMGRTFRLGVEDVHVSASIGVSLFPTDSTDATSLMQHADLAMYGAKALGRSRVQFFSEELQVSMQRLRSIEEELWGALDEDRYFLLYQPQVDLSTGRITGVEALARLRTREGAVMSPTDFIPIAENSELIVLLGDWVMRKACADLAIMQEVTPGLTMSVNFSVRQFREMDVTALLGDVLSDSGVEAQSIKLEITETAFLLDAEEAQAKFAQLRDVVGVGLALDDFGTGYSSLTYVRMFRANTIKIDCSFVELLPDDLEARAVVLSIIALAKSLGAVVVAEGPETEEQVRFLRANGCDVAQGFYFSHPIPTEELILLLGRGPYSLPDI